A part of Flavobacteriaceae bacterium GSB9 genomic DNA contains:
- a CDS encoding DUF3592 domain-containing protein, which translates to MSIDIKKHILAIGLLIVIFSTFFYNKELLGGLIFLIVGCGFLYVGFYIKNTNKRIKSNGIKTKAKIVDFKKERIKNADGESYEYHFPIVSFTDRNGIETTQKLDSSEKPKRINELIDIIYLKKENEYEIIKDNDWWEKNLPTILLIGGFLFFGVGIIWLINKI; encoded by the coding sequence ATGAGCATCGACATAAAAAAACACATATTAGCAATCGGACTTTTGATTGTGATTTTCAGCACCTTTTTTTACAATAAAGAATTACTCGGTGGACTAATTTTTCTAATTGTTGGTTGTGGATTTTTATATGTGGGTTTCTATATTAAAAACACCAATAAAAGGATAAAATCCAACGGAATTAAAACGAAAGCCAAGATAGTTGACTTTAAAAAAGAACGGATTAAAAATGCCGACGGAGAATCTTATGAATATCATTTTCCAATAGTAAGTTTTACCGACCGAAATGGAATTGAAACGACTCAAAAATTGGATTCTAGCGAAAAACCAAAACGGATAAACGAGCTGATTGACATTATTTACCTGAAAAAAGAAAATGAATACGAAATTATAAAAGACAATGATTGGTGGGAAAAGAACCTACCAACGATTTTATTAATCGGCGGATTTTTATTTTTTGGAGTCGGAATTATATGGTTGATTAACAAAATATGA
- a CDS encoding DUF3871 family protein: protein MEPTVRTLQVVNDHEIESSINTNNKFIEANTLQVSLSHLRQDCIIPVFAKDNENTIPHFEFIEAVRTTAQDLFPKGMVMQPNIRTSHIIKGRIPSAIGKPAKELLEHEKTIYYERMAFMLEIPHVHTFINGQKLNLTVGGVRSYSEQNLFSKKSIEKFKIFIGFKNMVCCNLCIATDGLKDDLRVGSVDEIISKSRNLFLDYNQESHIDGMRQLQEYTINQEQFAHLVGKMKLYNQSGKEHRQGLFNLSTTDSQINTIVKNYVDDQYFGADAYGYINLWNLYNLFTESSKSNYIDNFLGRNCNTYEFVNHLGMALKNHEDNYFLNKYDIAP from the coding sequence ATGGAACCAACAGTTAGAACACTACAAGTGGTCAATGACCACGAGATTGAATCTTCAATCAACACCAACAACAAATTCATTGAGGCTAACACACTACAGGTTAGCCTCTCGCATTTAAGACAGGATTGCATCATACCGGTATTCGCCAAGGATAATGAGAACACGATCCCACATTTTGAATTTATCGAGGCAGTGAGAACAACGGCACAAGACCTATTCCCAAAAGGAATGGTCATGCAGCCCAACATTAGGACAAGCCATATCATCAAAGGGCGTATACCATCAGCTATAGGAAAACCGGCGAAGGAACTTTTGGAGCATGAAAAGACAATCTACTATGAGCGTATGGCATTTATGTTGGAAATACCACATGTCCACACTTTTATCAATGGACAAAAACTTAACCTTACCGTTGGTGGGGTGCGTTCCTATTCAGAGCAGAACCTGTTCTCCAAAAAGAGCATCGAAAAGTTTAAAATCTTTATTGGTTTTAAGAATATGGTGTGCTGCAATTTATGCATTGCAACGGACGGCCTCAAGGATGATTTAAGGGTGGGCAGTGTAGATGAAATTATATCCAAGAGCCGAAACCTGTTTTTGGACTATAACCAGGAATCCCATATTGATGGCATGAGGCAACTCCAGGAATATACCATCAACCAAGAACAGTTTGCCCATTTGGTTGGCAAGATGAAGCTTTACAATCAATCGGGCAAAGAACATAGGCAAGGGCTATTCAACTTGAGCACCACGGATTCACAAATCAATACCATTGTTAAAAATTATGTGGATGACCAGTATTTTGGTGCCGACGCATATGGCTATATCAACCTCTGGAACCTGTACAACTTGTTCACTGAAAGCTCTAAGAGCAATTACATAGACAATTTTTTGGGCAGGAACTGCAACACCTATGAATTTGTGAACCATTTGGGAATGGCACTTAAAAACCATGAGGACAACTATTTCCTTAATAAGTATGATATAGCACCTTAG
- a CDS encoding ATP-binding protein, translating to MQLQKAQRYNVKLRLGISGASGFGKTYSALKLAYGLAQDWSKIAIIDTENASASLYSDLGNFNVLNLFIPYSPERYIQAIDTCEKSNMEVIIIDSITHEWQGDGGCLQIHEQLGGRFQDWARVKPRHQKFIDRILQSKCHIITTTRRKTDYSLDVGSNGKSKVVKHGTKEITSEGFEYELSVNFELINENHLCKVSKDRTNLFQGKPEFIIDSAVGKKLRNWCNQGISIDTIAQEINASTTLEGLRHLYQKYDSLKEQVKPLIIKRKSEIDSTSQIIDKEQIIQNKTIKENGTNS from the coding sequence ATGCAATTACAAAAAGCACAACGGTATAACGTAAAACTGCGTTTGGGAATTTCTGGAGCCAGTGGTTTTGGCAAAACCTATTCAGCGCTAAAATTGGCCTATGGATTGGCACAGGATTGGTCCAAAATAGCCATTATAGACACAGAGAACGCATCAGCCAGTCTATATTCGGACCTTGGCAACTTCAACGTGTTGAACCTGTTCATTCCATATAGTCCAGAACGCTATATACAGGCCATTGACACCTGTGAAAAATCCAACATGGAAGTCATCATCATCGACTCCATAACCCACGAATGGCAAGGGGACGGTGGCTGTCTGCAGATACATGAACAACTTGGGGGACGGTTCCAGGATTGGGCAAGGGTAAAACCCAGGCACCAGAAATTTATTGACAGAATCCTCCAATCAAAATGCCACATCATTACCACCACAAGGCGTAAAACGGATTATTCGTTGGATGTTGGCTCCAACGGTAAGTCCAAGGTGGTCAAGCACGGCACCAAGGAAATCACATCTGAGGGATTTGAATATGAGCTATCGGTGAACTTTGAGCTCATCAACGAAAACCACCTGTGCAAGGTGAGTAAGGACCGCACCAATCTGTTCCAGGGAAAGCCAGAATTCATCATTGACAGCGCGGTGGGCAAAAAGTTACGCAACTGGTGCAACCAAGGCATTTCAATCGATACCATAGCACAGGAAATTAATGCTTCCACAACCTTGGAAGGGCTAAGGCACCTATACCAAAAATACGACAGCCTAAAAGAGCAGGTTAAGCCCTTGATAATAAAAAGGAAATCTGAAATTGATAGCACGTCACAGATTATTGATAAAGAACAAATCATTCAAAATAAAACGATAAAAGAAAATGGAACCAACAGTTAG
- a CDS encoding helicase RepA family protein, translating into MKEFNPNKKPQENIEKVVYTASELMALGDIRQKYILEHLLPQTGCAVLVGQPDTGKSQFARQLCIHIALGLKDFLGFKLSPAVNKVVYVATEDDRDSIKYLLSKQLQGTDEKYYDNLKFVFADTLDPKEIIKTLEKEMAKEQVSLVVVDSYGDIFNGNDSNNNMAMRNTVKSYDKLAKRYGCLILFVHHINKKGYKSSPSQQHIQGGSGLTQKVRVAIQLSDGEDNIRYLSVVKGNYCPKEYKSNSLELTFSEDSFLFTNTGKKVSTSKIGNTNTSSKSTQKYNNKVKTMEEIMTEDTHRHTELVKLYCEKNNKSESTAIRVINELTEQNVLKKNEDGTYSLNNKS; encoded by the coding sequence ATGAAAGAGTTTAATCCTAATAAAAAACCTCAGGAAAATATTGAAAAAGTGGTCTACACAGCTTCCGAATTAATGGCTCTAGGAGATATAAGGCAAAAATATATACTGGAACATCTATTGCCACAAACGGGCTGTGCAGTATTAGTAGGTCAACCGGATACAGGTAAAAGCCAATTTGCACGACAGCTGTGTATTCATATAGCACTTGGATTAAAGGATTTTTTAGGGTTTAAGCTAAGCCCAGCCGTAAACAAGGTTGTTTATGTGGCAACGGAAGATGATAGAGATTCAATCAAATACCTACTTAGCAAACAACTCCAGGGAACAGATGAAAAGTATTACGACAATCTAAAGTTTGTTTTTGCAGATACCTTAGACCCCAAAGAAATCATCAAAACTTTAGAGAAAGAAATGGCCAAAGAGCAAGTGAGCTTAGTGGTTGTAGATAGTTATGGAGACATTTTTAATGGTAATGATAGCAACAATAACATGGCCATGCGAAATACAGTTAAATCATATGATAAGCTCGCCAAACGATATGGTTGTCTTATTTTGTTTGTACATCATATAAACAAAAAAGGCTATAAGTCATCACCGAGTCAGCAACATATTCAAGGAGGCTCTGGTCTTACTCAAAAGGTACGAGTGGCTATTCAACTATCTGATGGCGAAGATAATATCCGTTATCTCAGCGTAGTCAAAGGTAACTACTGTCCAAAAGAATACAAGTCCAACTCCCTAGAGCTTACCTTTTCAGAAGACAGCTTTCTTTTCACTAACACTGGCAAAAAGGTTTCAACATCTAAAATCGGGAATACTAATACATCTTCAAAATCTACTCAAAAATATAATAATAAGGTTAAAACTATGGAAGAGATTATGACTGAAGATACACATAGACATACAGAGTTAGTAAAGCTTTATTGTGAAAAAAATAATAAAAGCGAATCGACCGCCATAAGAGTAATTAATGAGCTTACAGAACAAAATGTTTTGAAAAAAAATGAGGATGGAACTTACAGCCTAAATAATAAATCTTAA
- a CDS encoding helix-turn-helix domain-containing protein, producing MQTNSILLQDLSVEELQELIGTSVKKSVEELQKELQSKNFKEELLTREETCRFLKIDSSTLWSWTNKGKVRAYGIGARRYYKRSELLECLTLLKNRL from the coding sequence ATGCAAACAAATTCAATTTTATTACAAGACCTATCAGTAGAAGAACTACAGGAACTGATAGGCACAAGCGTAAAGAAAAGCGTCGAAGAACTTCAAAAGGAGCTACAATCCAAAAACTTTAAAGAAGAACTACTCACTAGGGAAGAAACATGCAGGTTTCTAAAAATCGACAGCTCAACTCTATGGAGCTGGACAAATAAAGGCAAGGTTCGTGCATACGGGATTGGAGCACGCCGGTACTACAAGCGAAGTGAACTACTCGAATGTTTAACTCTTTTAAAAAATAGGCTATGA
- a CDS encoding site-specific integrase, producing the protein MAAVNYLYRSKKEKAFLNLRLLFTHNNTNHVIGGKTKLEVSKQYWDKYHSQKSPKDIDIKNQQVKVNAELNKIENHILKAFHDADPETIDKAWLANQLDLYYNPPKKSKALPKELLPYFDFYLKERMNELAEQTLKNYKVVRGLIEKYQSSIGKNIKLIDIDSAFKTNFEAFCLEKGYAINTISRAIHTIKAVCKHAMYNGIEISPQLDRIKLKEVKVDKIYLTPEELKAIEKLDDKKLNESLLNARDWLIISCCTGQRVSDFMRFTKDQIRIEKGKHLIEFTQKKTGKNMTIPLHPKVLKILEERDGEFPRPISSQKYNDYIKKVCKKAKIKQKVKGSKLEKVDDSAKFPYRKQVGEYEKWELVTSHIGRRSFATNFYGQIPTSFLIYVTGHKTEQMFLNYIGKSNKDIALELTKYF; encoded by the coding sequence ATGGCAGCTGTAAACTACCTGTATCGCTCAAAAAAGGAGAAGGCTTTCTTAAATTTAAGGCTACTTTTTACACACAATAATACAAATCATGTTATCGGCGGCAAAACTAAGCTTGAGGTTTCAAAGCAATATTGGGATAAATATCACTCCCAAAAGAGCCCAAAAGACATAGACATCAAGAATCAGCAGGTTAAGGTTAATGCGGAACTTAACAAAATTGAAAACCATATTCTTAAAGCTTTTCACGATGCTGATCCAGAGACAATAGATAAGGCCTGGTTGGCGAATCAATTGGATTTATACTACAACCCGCCTAAAAAATCGAAAGCGCTCCCAAAGGAACTTCTGCCCTATTTTGATTTTTACCTAAAAGAACGTATGAACGAACTGGCTGAACAAACACTTAAAAACTATAAAGTTGTTAGGGGTTTAATTGAGAAATACCAAAGCAGTATTGGTAAGAATATTAAACTAATTGATATAGACAGTGCATTTAAAACCAACTTTGAGGCTTTCTGTCTGGAAAAGGGTTATGCAATCAACACAATTTCCAGAGCGATACACACAATAAAAGCAGTCTGCAAACATGCAATGTATAATGGCATAGAAATAAGCCCTCAATTAGATAGGATAAAATTAAAGGAAGTTAAGGTTGACAAAATATACCTTACCCCTGAAGAGTTAAAGGCGATTGAAAAACTCGATGATAAAAAACTTAACGAGAGCTTGTTAAACGCAAGGGATTGGCTAATCATAAGCTGTTGCACTGGTCAGCGTGTGTCTGATTTTATGCGTTTTACCAAAGATCAGATCAGAATCGAAAAAGGCAAACACCTTATCGAATTTACCCAAAAGAAAACTGGCAAGAACATGACGATACCTTTGCACCCCAAAGTGTTAAAGATATTGGAGGAAAGAGATGGTGAGTTCCCTAGGCCTATTTCAAGCCAGAAATACAACGACTACATCAAGAAGGTCTGTAAAAAGGCTAAGATCAAGCAAAAAGTTAAAGGCAGTAAGCTTGAAAAAGTTGATGATAGTGCTAAGTTTCCATACAGAAAGCAGGTTGGTGAATATGAAAAATGGGAACTCGTGACCAGTCATATTGGAAGACGATCGTTTGCCACTAATTTTTACGGGCAGATACCCACGTCGTTCCTTATATATGTAACAGGCCATAAAACAGAGCAAATGTTCCTAAACTATATAGGCAAAAGCAACAAGGACATTGCTTTAGAATTAACTAAATACTTTTAA
- a CDS encoding YicC family protein → MIYSMTGYGKSVLQLPTKKITIELKSLNSKNLDLNARMPSVYREKELVIRKKLADKLVRGKIDFSIYVEATAEDTSTQINTPVVKQYMEQLKDVVDADQLELLKMAVRFPDALNTVREEIDENEWKSIEVGIDTATNDLINHRLNEGKVLEQDFNNRITAIETLLNKVIAIDPERVKAVRERLLKGVEELKEKYDENRFEQELVYYIEKFDITEEKVRLKNHLDYFTESINSKESNGKKLGFISQEMGREINTIGSKSNYAPMQQLVVQMKDELEKIKEQLLNVL, encoded by the coding sequence ATGATTTATTCGATGACAGGTTACGGAAAATCTGTACTGCAACTTCCCACAAAAAAAATAACCATTGAGCTAAAATCTCTAAACAGCAAGAATCTTGATCTAAATGCACGAATGCCTTCTGTTTATAGAGAGAAAGAATTGGTGATTAGAAAAAAACTTGCCGATAAATTGGTTAGAGGTAAAATTGACTTTTCAATATACGTTGAAGCTACAGCCGAAGACACCTCTACACAGATTAACACACCTGTTGTAAAACAATACATGGAGCAGCTTAAAGATGTTGTTGACGCTGATCAGCTCGAGCTCTTAAAAATGGCTGTTAGGTTTCCAGATGCCCTTAACACAGTGCGTGAAGAAATTGACGAAAATGAATGGAAATCCATTGAAGTGGGAATTGATACTGCCACAAACGACCTAATTAACCACCGCTTAAACGAAGGCAAAGTGCTTGAGCAAGATTTCAATAATCGCATAACAGCGATTGAAACCCTATTAAATAAAGTTATTGCCATCGACCCAGAACGCGTAAAGGCCGTTCGTGAGCGTTTACTGAAAGGGGTTGAAGAATTAAAAGAGAAATACGACGAAAACCGGTTTGAACAAGAATTGGTGTATTATATTGAAAAATTTGATATCACCGAAGAAAAAGTACGTTTAAAAAACCACCTTGATTACTTTACAGAATCTATTAACTCAAAAGAATCCAACGGAAAAAAACTAGGGTTTATAAGTCAGGAAATGGGCCGCGAAATCAACACTATAGGCTCAAAAAGTAATTATGCACCTATGCAGCAGCTCGTGGTTCAAATGAAAGACGAATTGGAAAAAATAAAAGAACAATTATTAAACGTTCTGTAA
- the gmk gene encoding guanylate kinase yields the protein MLAKQDKKKQGKLIVFSAPSGSGKTTIVRHLLGLDDLNLEFSISATSREKRGTEVNGKDYYFLSAKEFKNKIKNDEFLEWEEVYRDNFYGTLKTEVERIWEKGKNVIFDIDVSGGLRIKRKFPEKTLAIFVKPPSIDELKIRLKKRKTESADKINMRVAKASAELATAPLFDTIIINDDLEKALKEAHDKVHDFINA from the coding sequence ATATTGGCTAAGCAAGACAAAAAAAAACAAGGCAAACTCATTGTATTTTCAGCACCTTCGGGTTCTGGAAAAACCACCATTGTCCGCCATTTATTGGGACTTGACGATTTAAATTTAGAATTCTCTATATCGGCAACCTCAAGAGAAAAACGCGGCACCGAGGTTAATGGTAAAGATTATTATTTTCTATCGGCTAAAGAATTTAAAAACAAAATTAAAAATGACGAGTTTTTAGAATGGGAAGAAGTGTATCGCGACAATTTTTACGGCACTTTAAAAACAGAAGTAGAACGCATTTGGGAAAAAGGCAAGAACGTTATTTTTGATATCGATGTATCTGGCGGCCTGCGTATAAAACGCAAATTTCCTGAAAAAACCTTGGCTATTTTTGTGAAACCACCCAGCATTGACGAGTTGAAAATCCGGTTAAAAAAACGAAAAACCGAGAGTGCCGACAAAATAAACATGCGTGTTGCCAAAGCTTCGGCGGAGTTAGCTACGGCTCCCCTTTTCGACACCATTATAATTAACGATGATTTAGAAAAGGCCCTAAAGGAAGCCCATGATAAAGTTCACGATTTTATAAACGCTTAA